The genomic window GCCAAAAAAGGGGACAGTCCCCGCCGCATGACGCGGTTTCGCGCGGTGCTCCCGAAATCGTGGTGGAGCTTCGTTGCGATGTATGTTCCGCTGGGATTGGCCGTGATGGCGAAAGGCCCGCTCGGCGTGCTGCTGCCGATCGCGGCGCTCGGCATGTTTGTTTGGATCAGCGGATCGGCCGCGAATCCGGATTTGGACAGCCCGCTCGCGGAACCGGACGAAAACCAAACTCGCTTCCAGCGAACGTTGAGAAACAGTTGGCGGCGGCTGATTGTGATGGCGGCCGACTTTCCCGCGGCGACCTGGGCGATGCGGCCTTTGACCCTCGCCGCGATCGTGCTGGCGATCGCGGCCCCCTGGTATGTGCTGGCCGGCATTCGCACGCACGGCGAGTTCTGGCGGGTGTTTATCTGGGAGCACAACGTTCAATACATCCTGCATTCGAAACAGGGTCATGCCGGCTCGGCCTTATATTTCTACCCACTCGCGCTGGTCGTCGGCTTCTTTCCCTGGACGATCGCGCTGGGCCTGGGGGCGGTCTATGCGGCCCGCCATATTCGCCGCCGCGCCCCCCACTTTCGCGCCTGCGCCTTGGCCGCCGCTTGGTGCCTGACCTGGTTCGTCGTCATGTCGCTGGTCGGCACCAAGCTCCCGCACTACATCGTCCCCGCCTACCCGATGCTCGCGGTGATCGCCGGGCTTTGGATCGCGGATTGGATCGCCGGATTGCAGTCGAAAGCCGCCGAACGCTGGATCGCGGCCGGGTTCGTGGCGCTCGGCGTGCTGGGGATCGTTTTCGTGATCGGGCTGCCGCCGGCGATCCGGCATTGGGCGCCCGGACAGCCGAGCTTCAACTGGCTCGGGCTCGTTCCAGTGATCGGCGCGATGTTCGGCTGGACTTTTCAACGGCGGCGGCAAACGGCTCTCTCGGCAGCGACGATTCTCGTCACCGGAGGGGCGCTGTTCTTGGGGATCTTCGGCTTTGCCGCTCCCCGAATCAGCACTCAGCAGTCGAGCGTGCGCATGAACGACGCCGTGCGCCAGTTCGGAACCGAATCGACGGCGGTCGGCGTCTACAGGGCCTATTTGCCTGGGCTGATTTATTATGCCGATCGGCCCCAGCCGATCGTCGAGCTGTACCGGCGCGGCGACGTGCGACAACTACTCGACAAGAGCGACGACTTTCTCGTGATCACCGATCTGCCGGGATTGATCGAGCTGCGGCCGCAACTTCCCGTCGGCGCGGTGGTGCTCGAACAGCAGCCGCGATTCTTGAAGGGAGGCGAACTGCTCGTTGTCGGGCGCCTCCCCGCGGCCATCTCTCCGCCCGGCGGTGATCCGCATTCCACGGCAGCCGGCGCTACCCGCCCCCTCGGCGGACTCACGCGGTGACGAGATTCGATCGGTGACGCTAAGCGTGGCGGGTCGGCTGGTTCGTGCCGGGCGGGTGGCACTGGCCAGCGCAATCGGCCAGTGCCGGACATCGCCCCCAAGCACCGACCCAAGGGATCGTCGCACCTCGGCACGTCCAGGGCGAGGCCAACGTTGCATGGTGATTCAACACTGGCCGACGTCGCTGGCCAGTGCCACCCTACAGCGCGACCGCGGGTTATCGGCTCCTCAACATCTTGCCACGGCGCAAGGCCGGTAACAGGCAGGCGAGGCTGCCGAGAACGATCAGCACGATGCTCGACGGCTCTGGCACGGACGATAGGCTGCTGCCGGCGCCCACACCCCCAACGGAACCACCAAGCGAACTCCCAGGTGAGGAGCTGCCGGGGGCGAGCGGAGTCGAAGACCCTAGCCCAGCGCCGAACGGCGCGTCGCCCGTCAGCGAGCCAGCCAAAGTCAGGCCGCTCGCCATCGGACCGCCGGTCGAAGTCGACGCGGCGATTGTCACCGAGGCGGTGTGCGTCGCATCGCCGCCGATGATCAGCGCGCTTTGAACGATGTGGTCGGCGGTCAGATCGCTACCGCCGTTGACCGTCGTGACGCCCGTGGCGCTGGCGGCCTGATCGATCCCGCCCGTCTGCTGATGCGTGCCGCTGACCACCAGGTTCCCGTTGTTGACCACGTGAACGCGGCTTGCCGCCGACGCGGTTGAGGACAAATCCGAGACCGAGCCGGCCAACACCAAATTCGCGCCGGGGGCGACTGTGATGGAAACTCCGCTATTGACCGTCGCCGCGCCGGTCGTGTTATTGAATCCGAGCGTGCCGGAGTTCACCGTGATCGCCACGCCAGTTGCGAATGTCGAAACACCGGAGACCGTAACGGTCCCGGGGTCGCCAGAGGAGCTGCCGAGGGCATTATTGATCGCGAGATTGCCGTTAAAGACGCC from Pirellulales bacterium includes these protein-coding regions:
- a CDS encoding glycosyltransferase family 39 protein, which codes for MRSVASEQLRHQLLILLTAGAVFFISLGSARLWDEDETEYSRCAREMMARGDWVVPTFNHHPWLEKPVLVYWLMIGSFRVFGPTEFAARFPSAICALGTALVAYQLGRRLFRPQVGLWAGLILATSLMFVVVGRAATHDSTMIFFTTLSLLAYVVGMGPAFWKTGTVPFSSAEAIAPAMDEEAKKGDSPRRMTRFRAVLPKSWWSFVAMYVPLGLAVMAKGPLGVLLPIAALGMFVWISGSAANPDLDSPLAEPDENQTRFQRTLRNSWRRLIVMAADFPAATWAMRPLTLAAIVLAIAAPWYVLAGIRTHGEFWRVFIWEHNVQYILHSKQGHAGSALYFYPLALVVGFFPWTIALGLGAVYAARHIRRRAPHFRACALAAAWCLTWFVVMSLVGTKLPHYIVPAYPMLAVIAGLWIADWIAGLQSKAAERWIAAGFVALGVLGIVFVIGLPPAIRHWAPGQPSFNWLGLVPVIGAMFGWTFQRRRQTALSAATILVTGGALFLGIFGFAAPRISTQQSSVRMNDAVRQFGTESTAVGVYRAYLPGLIYYADRPQPIVELYRRGDVRQLLDKSDDFLVITDLPGLIELRPQLPVGAVVLEQQPRFLKGGELLVVGRLPAAISPPGGDPHSTAAGATRPLGGLTR